From Bombyx mori chromosome 18, ASM3026992v2:
CACTGATGGCGTAGATAATATTTGCACGGTGACGGACcctatataaaaatttatatacagcaataaaaaaaaaaaaaaccagatgtCTGATGCGATGACTAAGCTTATATTTTAATTCGTGCACGATTATCATGACGGTTGGAGGGATTGAAGAATCAACTTAGTTACAGGCTTCTTTGCTGTAGACCAGCTGGTCGAGACAGGGGTCGAATTCCCAAggctattaattataataagtaaGACGCCAATTAGAAATTACAATTCTGTGATGCTTCTTCCAAGATAGGGCTGTAGTAATGTGTAGCCGAATCTTGGATCCAACCCGTCAAACCCCGATTAGTACCCCGTGTATAAGCTTTAGAGACAAAGCCTTATGTTTTGAATTCAGAATTTACATATTGTGTTAAGATGGTCTGCGACGTCGATCTAAATACTCTCGATGAGAACGAAATTCTTaagattattaattattattataatactaacTGCTTAGTGTATCGCTTAAAGACGATGCTAATAATGAATGATATGCCTACAACGTGATCACTAGTCTAAAGGACATATTTATTGTACTCGTGTGGTTGTTTGAGTTTTAAATCTTTGTTTACCTTTTTTTAATGcaagtgtggacgagctcatggcccacctggtgttaagtttaaccggagccaatagacatctacaacgtaaatgccaccacccgccttgagatatgagttcaaggcctcagtatagtacaacggctgccccgcccttcaagccgaaacacattactgcttcacggcagaaataggcagggtgaggATACCAacccgtgcaaactcacaagacgtcctatcaccagtaattacgcaaataataattctgcgggtttgattttttattatacgatgttattccttcactgtggaaatcaatcgtgaacaatttataagtacgtatttcattaggaaaattggtacccgcctacggaaTTCGACTACAAAATCTGTTTAGAATCCTTTATAGAAATCCTTAATCTGTTTAGATTTCAAATACTCACAAAACAGCGACATGGCCATCAAAGCGAAGATCAGAGCCAACAAGAAGTGCATCGTCAGATACCCTGTCCTTATGAAGTATATACCGCCCATGATCCCGAGTATCGTGTTGTATGAGCCTAATATTAGACAAAACCATAAACCAATTTCTAACGCTAGGACACGCTCCTGGAaccaaacattaaaataacttgATTTGATCTTACACTGCGAACAGGAACGCTGTTTACTTTGTGGCATAATTaaacaggacggtggtacccacctgtgcGTGCTTGCAATAATCAATTGCTTGCAAATTATTGGGGGATATAAATTGCAGAGTTAAGAAGTAAAATAGGCTATGGGAAGAAGCAGGAGTCGCATCTGATTAATATTAGTGgaattacaaatacatttaaaatttacaccaTTTACTTAAATGTCAATAAAACACATCGAAtgattactcgtggtaggacctcttgtgagtcagcacgggtaggtaccactaccctacctatttctgcggtgaagcagtaatgcgtttcggtttggaatgtggggtagccgttgtaactatactgagaccttagaacttatatcccaaggtgggtggtgcatttaccagtaaccacttaacaccaggtaggctgtgagctcgcccgaCCATCtaaacaatttcttttttttttattgcttaaataggtggacgagctcacagcccacctggtgttaagtggttactggagcccatagacataaaaaAGAATGTCAAAAAAGCATGTTATATCTACCACCGAGTCTAACAAAAACCGCAGTCCTGAGTCTGAGTCCTTGCAAAACAACGCAGCGAGCCAGTACTTCTCATAGTAGTCACACTCACTTTGGGTtacttttttcataaaaaccTATAATTCATATATAAGGAAGGAATCCAAAAGGAAGTTCCgacaaaaaaacataaaccGATCACTTCATCCCCACCAGTTGAACGGACTATTGCCGTCGAGAGAGACCTCAAACAGCAGAATGCAATTTCTCGCCTCAATCATACCGCCTTATCAACCGATATCAGattgaagatatttttttcgaCTAGTTTCCACATAAATCGAGAACAGTATATCTCCAAATGAAGTAAATCTTTCAATATCTAAGTCACAATATATTTCCTATTATACCCACGACTCAcccatatacataatatgatcTATTTGACCGGTTTTAATTAAGTCTCTCCCATCAAGTGTCTGCCGGTCATTTGCATCAAGCTGTTTGACCAGGTCGTCATTCATCGACAGTCAACTATTGTATCGTAATCCTCATTAAATACCTTTCCTACTCATTACTTGTGTAGaccttaaacttttttttaagaatcACAAATAGGTCAATTTACATGTCACAACTTTTTATTTGAATTGGTATTTCAGTAACAACGTCCCGGAGGCGGTTCCTCGACTATCAAAGGCTCTAGTTCCTCGATCGCAAGCCACAATTGCCCCGGGCTACTTCATCTTTAGTGAGATGACAATAAAATCTGAATCATGTGGGCCGCTCCTTTGCAGTTACAGAAcacataaaatgaaaaatgtctTTGAAAGGCACGTATTTCTGAATTTACTATTTATATTGGTTGTAGAGAAAATACGAGTTTGCGATACGTAACCGGAAAACATCGACACTACAATTTGGATACTGATTTCATGAAAATAGAATAACGTTTATTTTACCCTCCAAAACAGAACACATAATTGATTTGGTACAAAtggaaaactttttttatgattgatggattactggtgtccttaaggcctttccagttacaccgggacaggtgagcgagcaaaggcttagccagaaggggtgggattagctaccAGCTGCCCtaacgcctccaaaggagacctaataactcgagagcagctgcttcgcggattaatctactaccggatcggaatcgccacccgctgagaatatccggcgagaaacgcagcggactgatgtatgggttaggttgcacgtcgaactctttgccgagttcaacgagtatggttaccggaGTTCCTAAGCCGGCTCGTAGTGTTAGAGcagaaggcgtctaatgcaagggttattgaatctgatggatccgtaacgacgtgtctagggcgtcgacagtGAATGACCCCTGCgtaatcaggattcggggagtagtcagcggcggcaacgataaggtaATTATCATGACGAATACCCCTATTGAAATAatgttccgacgctgacttcatatattttcggatcgattcgaggTCCAGGTCGTTGTTTAaatcgacgttcctcacgaaccacggagcttcgacggctaacctgcaaaaacgatattgtagggattggaggaaTCGAAAACAGTAGAAGTGTCAGGGATGAAGGTCGCGTGTCTTCTGAATAAAGAAACcaaataaatatctataataataaactcTTAACATGGCAGAGCTTCGGCCTTTTAATTAACCTAAGCGTGCGGGCTCGGTTAGGCGCCATGCTACCATGAATTATGCATATTTCAATTTTGCGTTTTTCGCAACAACACAAAAAATTGGGCCCTGTCGCATTTATCCTATATGCCACAACGATTTCAATATTAAGCGCTCGAGGAATATCCGTTCTGGATATGATTATTAGGGAACACCTGCTTCACAAAAGGAAGACAAACTTAAAATCTATCAGATTGTTGTGGATTATTGAATGTTGCTggtattttacttatttaaggCAATCTTTAAATTGACATTTTTTATGGACACGAGATGTAAGATCGTATAATTTATTGTTAGTTTGAATAATTCCGTTCTTGAAATATTTTCCTCTCTTTAGGCCAAAGTCTGAGATCCTGTTATTTTACCATCGATGCCGAGTGCTAGTacgtttttcttattttctgaCCCAACCCACCCCTATTTACACATTTCGAGTGGTGGTTTTGGGCGTATTGTAAGCGCACACAAGTTGTAGATAATTCTATGAATTTCTGCCACGAACCAATCATGTGTTTCCTATGAAAGGTAGAATAACTGATATTCCAATTCCAATACCGCCTCGATCTCATAACAGAAAAAGGGGTCAATAAGTCGCTTGAATTGGGTTGTCAGTCGGCTGCTCTgctcatctaagcaaataaaaactGTCTTACTTCAAGAGCTCCCAAGAAGAGGAGTATCCCGTGCACTATCTGCGGTGGTAATATCGCCAGGGTTAAGCTCTGGAGGACATTGGACATACCACCTTCGCTATTGGCGCGGACCAGGTAATACAAAATCATGTAGCATATTATCGACACCTGTAAAATATGTAtcgatatacatttttttaaacctacCATTGCCCAAggcgtattttaatttaatctatgCGTTATTTGTTATTGGTGTAGAATACCTGAcagatatagataaaataaggATGACCACAAACATGACCAATTTCAAGTACATTAAAACATTCCAAAATATATACCGCAGAATCAAACTACTCCATTTCTTGTCAAACGAGTAGGGCTGCGCATTACACCCAGCTCTATGAGCTCGGgtatctgccgcgaagtagtcagATTTCCATGACATAGTAAATTTGTTCTCTAGTAGCCACTAACCACCAGAGATAAAGTAACCTCCTCTTCCCAgctatgcaattaaaaatcaCAGAGAGACAGTATTTAGAAAGACCATTTAAAGAGCAGTTACTGTGCTACAATCCAGTAATGAACATTAACACATTAAAACAGTGACGACGACTCGTGAATGCATTTTACGACACAGTACTCCTACAGATGTTATGACTTCAGAAAACTAAAAATATGGAGCTTCGAATGAAATGCACTATAATATCAGTTGCAGATGTCAGTGGTATCAGCAGTTTCTAATAAGCCATGAAATCTACGAATTTAGAACCAGATACACACAATTTTCAACCAGCCAATACATATTACAGCGTCTTTGAGAGCTTTCTTCCTTGCACCACGGTCTTGTTCCTCGGGTGGCCTCAGTTGAGCACAAATCAACATTCTCTGacaaaaaacttaaaactaatACAATATTCTGaagcatttaatttcattttgagCTAAAACATGTCTAATGCGGATAATAAATTCTTTGTTTTGAGTTTTCTGTCAATTATAACGGAAAACTTTTCATAGATTTATTTGACAAAATCGATCATAATGTCTTTCATGATTTTAAATAGTCTATTTCTATCACAGAGAGCAACATTATGAAACCTTTGTCATCGACACTTACATCTATCTATGTTTATTTGTTAAGAATTCCACTACCATATACTATAttgttatgtacatatttattttttactactaGTCTCTGGTAGCCTGAAGAAGATGTTTCAGTTACGCACAGCTTGAGTGATGAACTCATGGGGCTCAATCTGGGAGGGCTTACAACCCCTAGCTTACAACCCCTAGCCAGGATTAGTACTTTGCTGAATTTatcactgagaagatgcggcgaaaaactcagtgggccgtttTTATGGAGCAGGTTTTTGTCGTATTCGacaagttcgacgaggatggtgaccggtgtaTGCAGTGCCTAAAAGCGTTGTTTTTTAGAAGAAGCGTTCTGACACTGTCTTCTGATACTTACAATGGATCTAAATTGTCGTGAAGACCGACATATATCACGTACCTCCCGGTGCTTCGACGGCTATTCGGCAAAAAAGGTattggatgacctggagagagCTTATGTGCAATGTCTCACTGATGCCGATACGAAAGAGACgttattgaaatatttagaaAGAGAATCTAAGTTTGAAATTTGTCACCTTCCAACGGACTTAGAAAGTTGTCATAATTCAGCTCAAAAACTATACGTCCATCATCTCCTCCTAAAATAAGCCCAGTCCGTgtttttagcaaaaaaaaacctttacatCGCTTTATTAAAATCAGCAATTTGTAATGGAGGTAAATTAAAAAGGAACTGCATTAAGCTCGGTCCGCTTAATCGTTATCGTGTACTTTAAACTTGGCCGGGTGCTCGAGACTAATTAAACTTCGCGACCAACTATAAAATTTACTTTGATAGTCTTTGAGTATCAGCAGTTTCGAGTTCGCGTTTTATACGAAACTGTTTTATCGTCAAACATTGAGAATAGCTTCGTATTTAAAGAAAACTTCGTGAAGCCACAGTGCATTTACaaaaactagtggtcgcccggtagtcgaaattcgactataattaattgaaattataagattgtacactattatgactctatttttaaagactatgtattatatgtactgttacaatatttaaacaaatttcgccaagactacactatagaaaaatattaataaagacaaacaatatttaatctattctcaatttgaccacagacgtcaagaacaaaagtttgataataaataatgcatacgtgtgtgcgtcaaatacatggtagtgtgtgtaatgttttttttatagatttaatgtatttttgaggcataattttaaaaaattattaaaattctgcactcctctatattctctgtaagtgtgtaaaatttcatattgc
This genomic window contains:
- the LOC101738477 gene encoding uncharacterized protein LOC101738477 produces the protein MLICAQLRPPEEQDRGARKKALKDAVICIGWLKIVSIICYMILYYLVRANSEGGMSNVLQSLTLAILPPQIVHGILLFLGALEERVLALEIGLWFCLILGSYNTILGIMGGIYFIRTGYLTMHFLLALIFALMAMSLFSVLCHDVLIVYAYKEMLVTTLSTPVSVVPHSEQNTTENLK